A DNA window from Aminipila luticellarii contains the following coding sequences:
- a CDS encoding THUMP domain-containing class I SAM-dependent RNA methyltransferase: MKLELIATSTFGLEAVVKREIEGLGYKIIRSEDAKITYMGDERAIVRSNLWLRCADRVLVKMAEFEALEFEDLFQTMKGIAWEEWIPVDGNFKVNCSSVKSKLFSIRSCQSVSEKAIVERLKETYGVGHFEKSGADYIVKVTLLKDRVTVTLDTTGVGLHKRGYRQSAVAAPIKETLAAAMVQLSFWRMGRLLVDPCCGSGTIPIEAAMIAKNIAPGLNRHFAAEEWGIIPEKLWKEERKKAFGEIQHDKDIRIEAYDVNPEAIEASKENAAEAGVEDCIHFKRMNVSDMEAGEMSGVIITNPPYGERIGEKEEIKKIYNKFKNFLKQNPSWSLFMITADKTVEKQVFGRMADRRRKLYNGNIEVCYYQFHGVKVKS, from the coding sequence ATGAAGCTTGAACTAATTGCAACATCCACCTTTGGGCTTGAAGCGGTAGTCAAAAGAGAGATAGAAGGATTGGGATATAAAATTATCCGGTCTGAGGATGCCAAGATCACGTATATGGGCGATGAAAGAGCTATCGTACGGTCCAATCTTTGGCTGAGGTGTGCAGACCGTGTGCTGGTCAAAATGGCTGAATTCGAAGCCTTGGAATTTGAAGACCTGTTTCAGACCATGAAAGGCATTGCATGGGAAGAGTGGATTCCTGTGGACGGAAATTTTAAAGTAAACTGTTCATCGGTAAAATCCAAATTATTCAGTATACGAAGCTGTCAAAGTGTCTCCGAGAAAGCAATTGTTGAAAGGCTGAAGGAAACGTATGGGGTGGGACATTTTGAAAAAAGCGGGGCAGATTATATCGTAAAGGTCACGCTCTTGAAGGACCGGGTGACCGTTACTTTGGACACCACAGGCGTAGGACTGCATAAGAGAGGGTATCGGCAAAGTGCGGTGGCAGCACCTATAAAGGAAACCTTAGCTGCGGCCATGGTACAGCTTTCTTTCTGGAGGATGGGCAGGCTGCTGGTGGATCCCTGCTGCGGTTCGGGAACCATTCCTATTGAAGCGGCCATGATCGCAAAGAATATCGCACCGGGATTGAATCGGCATTTTGCTGCGGAGGAGTGGGGCATTATCCCGGAAAAACTGTGGAAGGAAGAACGAAAAAAAGCTTTCGGTGAGATACAGCATGATAAGGATATTCGAATCGAAGCCTATGATGTAAACCCGGAGGCGATTGAAGCATCCAAAGAGAATGCCGCAGAAGCCGGAGTGGAGGACTGCATTCACTTTAAAAGAATGAATGTATCCGACATGGAGGCCGGTGAAATGAGCGGCGTCATTATTACCAATCCGCCGTATGGAGAACGAATTGGTGAGAAAGAAGAAATCAAGAAAATTTACAATAAATTTAAAAACTTTTTAAAGCAAAATCCTTCTTGGTCGCTGTTCATGATCACGGCGGACAAGACCGTGGAAAAGCAGGTCTTTGGAAGGATGGCAGACCGCAGACGAAAACTGTATAACGGAAATATTGAAGTCTGTTATTATCAATTTCACGGGGTAAAAGTGAAAAGCTAA
- the mreB gene encoding rod shape-determining protein yields the protein MGFSSEVGIDLGTANVLVYIKGKGVVLNEPSVVAINQDNNEILAVGEQARQMLGRTPANIVAVRPLRDGVISDYDVTERMLKYFIKKTCGNSRFFRPRIMVCVPSGVTEVEKRAVREAATQAGGKDVYLMEEPIAAAIGAGLDISKPDGVLVIDIGGGTTDIAVISLGGIVASSSVKIAGDKFDEYIVKYMRKVHKLYIGERTAEELKMTIGTAYQREEPLSMECRGRDLVSGLPKSIEVSSAEMMEALEEPLQTIAEAVHSVLERTPPELAADISNSGIVITGGGALLYGIDKRIQDRTGIEVRIAEDPKSCVAIGTGEALDSIEFMETNQLNRKRSNF from the coding sequence GTGGGATTTTCATCAGAAGTTGGGATTGACCTTGGGACGGCCAATGTTTTAGTTTATATTAAAGGGAAAGGTGTCGTTTTAAATGAACCTTCCGTTGTAGCGATTAATCAAGATAATAATGAAATTTTAGCGGTAGGAGAGCAGGCCAGACAGATGCTGGGAAGGACTCCCGCCAATATTGTGGCGGTAAGACCGCTGCGGGACGGCGTCATTTCGGATTACGATGTGACGGAACGAATGCTGAAATATTTTATAAAGAAAACCTGTGGAAACAGCCGGTTTTTCAGACCCAGAATCATGGTATGTGTGCCCAGCGGCGTTACAGAGGTGGAAAAAAGAGCTGTAAGAGAGGCTGCCACTCAGGCGGGCGGAAAGGATGTCTACCTGATGGAAGAGCCGATTGCGGCTGCTATTGGCGCAGGTCTCGACATTTCAAAGCCGGATGGAGTACTGGTCATAGACATCGGCGGCGGAACTACCGATATAGCGGTTATTTCTCTCGGCGGTATTGTGGCAAGCTCTTCCGTAAAAATTGCCGGGGATAAATTTGATGAATATATCGTTAAATACATGCGTAAAGTGCACAAGCTATATATCGGTGAAAGAACAGCGGAAGAATTAAAGATGACCATTGGAACCGCCTATCAGCGAGAAGAACCTCTTTCCATGGAATGCAGAGGAAGAGACCTGGTCAGCGGGCTTCCTAAATCCATAGAGGTTTCCTCCGCAGAAATGATGGAGGCTCTTGAAGAACCTTTGCAGACCATTGCAGAAGCGGTTCATTCCGTACTGGAGAGAACACCTCCTGAACTGGCAGCAGATATCAGCAATTCAGGTATTGTTATTACAGGCGGCGGAGCTCTGTTATATGGAATCGACAAACGAATTCAGGACAGAACAGGCATCGAAGTACGGATCGCAGAAGATCCTAAATCCTGTGTGGCCATAGGAACTGGTGAGGCATTGGATTCCATTGAATTTATGGAGACCAATCAACTAAATAGAAAAAGATCAAATTTTTAA
- a CDS encoding calcium-translocating P-type ATPase, PMCA-type, whose amino-acid sequence MFYKMNATEVLNALNSSKNGLSEEQVRESENQYGKNQLAEEKKQGVLKVFFSQFKDLLVIILIIAAVISIFTGDPESTLVILVVIVLNAVLGTVQHFKAEKSLNSLKKLASPLAKVIRDGKRRGIEAANIVVGDILVLEAGDVVPADGRILESYSLQVNESSLTGETESINKISGEISGDKTLADQDNMVFSGTQVTYGRGLAVVTSVGMNTELGKIAQLMNETQERKTPLQVSLDDFGKKLSLLIMVICACILGLCVYRGMDLLDSLMFAVALAVAAIPEALSSIVTISLALGTSKMAKENAIMKNLKAVESLGCVSIICSDKTGTLTKNKMTVKDLYPAENGEASKERLLLGALLCNDSSVAEGKVLGDPTETALIEYYMNTENDYGQVVADYPRLAELPFDSDRKLMSTLHKIDGSYAMLTKGAADVLLYRATQIYNNGQERAITEEDLNRIKEQNTAYSKKGLRVLAFSQKKMDKESLDFADEDQFTFIGLIAMQDPPREESKGAVAHCMSAGIKPVMITGDHKITASAIAEEIGILSPGQRAITGMELDELSDEKLDQEISEISVYARVTPAHKIRIVDAWQKKGNIVAMTGDGVNDAPALKKADIGIAMGITGTDVSKDAASMILTDDNFATIVKSVANGRNIYTNIKNSIKFLLSGNTSGILAVVYTSLMALPIPFMAVHLLFINLITDSLPAIAISMEKPRADLLKEPPRRSDEPILTKPYLMEIGIQGLLIAAFTLAAYYHGLLVGAATASTMAFATLCFARLWHGFNSRGKQSLFKLGLFTNMYSLGAFALGTFLLFSVLMIAPLQRLFQVTPLSGANLIYIIVCAVAPTILIQLARVLKELLHKN is encoded by the coding sequence ATGTTCTATAAAATGAATGCAACAGAAGTACTTAATGCTTTGAATTCTTCAAAAAACGGATTGAGTGAAGAGCAGGTAAGAGAAAGTGAAAACCAGTATGGTAAAAATCAGCTGGCCGAAGAAAAAAAGCAGGGGGTATTAAAAGTATTTTTTTCCCAATTTAAGGATTTACTGGTCATCATCCTGATCATAGCGGCAGTTATTTCCATATTTACGGGAGATCCGGAGAGTACGCTTGTAATCTTGGTGGTCATCGTGCTGAATGCTGTGTTGGGAACGGTACAGCATTTTAAAGCAGAAAAATCTTTAAACAGCCTGAAAAAATTGGCCTCTCCGCTGGCAAAGGTCATACGGGACGGAAAAAGACGGGGCATAGAAGCGGCGAATATTGTTGTGGGCGATATATTGGTACTGGAGGCAGGGGATGTAGTTCCTGCGGACGGAAGAATTTTAGAGAGCTACTCTCTTCAGGTAAATGAAAGCTCTCTGACCGGAGAAACCGAGAGCATTAATAAGATTTCCGGAGAAATATCCGGAGACAAAACTCTGGCAGATCAGGATAATATGGTGTTTTCCGGTACTCAGGTGACCTACGGAAGAGGGCTGGCGGTGGTAACCAGCGTAGGTATGAATACCGAGCTTGGAAAAATCGCGCAGCTGATGAATGAAACGCAGGAAAGAAAAACACCGTTGCAGGTCAGTCTGGATGACTTTGGAAAAAAGCTGTCGCTGCTCATCATGGTTATTTGCGCTTGTATTTTGGGACTATGTGTCTACAGGGGAATGGATCTTTTAGACTCCCTGATGTTTGCGGTGGCTTTAGCCGTAGCGGCGATCCCAGAAGCGTTGTCTTCTATCGTTACCATATCTCTGGCGTTGGGCACCTCTAAAATGGCGAAAGAAAATGCCATCATGAAAAACCTGAAAGCTGTTGAAAGTCTGGGCTGTGTATCCATCATTTGCTCGGACAAGACTGGTACGCTGACCAAGAATAAAATGACAGTAAAGGATCTTTATCCGGCAGAAAACGGAGAAGCATCAAAAGAACGCCTGCTGCTGGGAGCGTTGCTGTGCAACGACAGCTCCGTAGCAGAAGGCAAGGTGCTGGGAGATCCGACGGAAACCGCTCTTATAGAGTATTACATGAACACGGAAAACGACTATGGGCAAGTGGTGGCAGACTATCCCAGATTGGCGGAGCTTCCTTTTGACTCAGACAGAAAGCTGATGAGCACATTACACAAGATAGACGGCTCTTATGCCATGCTGACAAAGGGAGCGGCAGACGTCCTGCTGTATCGAGCAACACAGATCTATAATAATGGGCAGGAAAGGGCTATTACAGAGGAAGACTTGAACCGGATCAAAGAACAGAATACGGCGTATTCAAAAAAAGGTCTTAGGGTGCTGGCTTTTTCTCAGAAAAAAATGGACAAAGAAAGTCTGGATTTTGCCGATGAAGATCAGTTTACCTTTATTGGATTGATCGCTATGCAGGATCCGCCGAGAGAGGAATCAAAGGGAGCTGTGGCACATTGCATGAGTGCGGGAATCAAGCCGGTCATGATAACAGGAGACCATAAGATAACCGCTTCGGCCATTGCAGAAGAAATCGGTATTTTAAGTCCCGGACAGCGGGCTATTACCGGTATGGAGCTGGACGAGCTTTCCGATGAAAAACTGGATCAGGAGATTTCGGAGATCTCTGTTTATGCCAGAGTTACGCCGGCTCATAAAATCCGAATTGTAGATGCCTGGCAGAAAAAGGGTAATATTGTGGCGATGACCGGAGATGGTGTCAACGATGCCCCTGCCCTTAAAAAAGCGGATATCGGCATTGCCATGGGCATAACCGGAACCGATGTATCCAAGGATGCGGCTTCTATGATTTTGACGGATGATAATTTTGCCACTATTGTTAAATCTGTGGCGAACGGAAGGAACATTTATACCAATATCAAAAACTCCATCAAGTTTTTGCTTTCGGGAAATACTTCCGGAATTTTGGCGGTAGTGTACACTTCTCTGATGGCGCTGCCGATTCCGTTTATGGCAGTGCATCTGCTGTTTATCAATTTAATAACAGATAGTCTCCCGGCTATTGCTATCAGCATGGAAAAGCCAAGGGCAGATTTGCTTAAGGAACCCCCGAGAAGGAGCGATGAACCAATACTGACGAAACCATATCTGATGGAAATCGGTATTCAAGGCCTGCTGATTGCCGCATTCACGCTGGCAGCATATTATCACGGGCTATTGGTGGGAGCTGCAACCGCTTCTACCATGGCCTTTGCGACCCTTTGCTTTGCCAGACTGTGGCACGGATTCAATTCAAGAGGAAAGCAATCCCTGTTTAAGCTGGGGCTATTCACCAATATGTACAGCTTGGGAGCATTTGCACTGGGAACCTTCCTGTTGTTTTCTGTGCTGATGATTGCTCCGCTCCAGAGGCTGTTCCAAGTGACGCCGTTATCCGGAGCAAATCTGATCTATATTATAGTCTGTGCCGTGGCACCGACTATATTGATACAGCTGGCAAGAGTTCTAAAAGAACTCCTGCATAAAAATTAA
- a CDS encoding bactofilin family protein produces the protein MSNKGNFSQAMREILGIDSSQDKGKVNEENVSASENNTGYTAENQIPIEPAGNDRLNQDFSQAFKQSAQNTQNTGNYSGPNLNNDTYNQQRMHTNNEEPAFFDKPGFGQSSQNNFSGSFAADSTKFNNGFGGGGDSGNNGTGSNEPYHDSEGEVGTTIITRNTIVEGNIKSFENIELNGKVKGKIDTTKNVGVSGFVQGDIEATDILLEGAQIKGNINSKGALLMDKDTLLVGDVAAQNTRVDGKIKGEVNIGGNGEFLSNSVVVGNITVSNFYVQYGARMQGYINTNFSKNEEDSIFGQIVGS, from the coding sequence ATGAGTAACAAAGGAAATTTTAGCCAGGCAATGAGAGAAATACTGGGGATCGATTCTTCACAGGATAAAGGGAAAGTGAATGAGGAGAACGTCTCAGCATCAGAAAACAACACAGGTTATACTGCTGAGAATCAAATTCCGATAGAGCCGGCTGGTAATGACCGATTAAATCAGGATTTTAGTCAGGCCTTTAAACAGAGCGCACAAAATACACAAAATACGGGAAACTATTCCGGTCCGAATCTGAACAATGATACATATAATCAGCAGCGGATGCATACAAATAATGAAGAACCAGCATTCTTCGACAAACCCGGATTTGGCCAGTCTTCACAAAATAATTTCTCAGGCAGTTTTGCTGCTGATTCGACAAAATTTAATAATGGTTTTGGCGGCGGCGGTGACTCGGGAAATAATGGCACGGGCTCCAATGAACCATACCACGACAGCGAGGGCGAAGTAGGCACAACGATTATCACTAGAAACACAATCGTTGAAGGAAATATAAAATCTTTCGAAAACATTGAATTAAATGGTAAGGTTAAGGGCAAAATTGATACTACAAAGAATGTAGGTGTGTCAGGGTTTGTTCAAGGCGATATTGAAGCTACTGATATTCTGCTGGAAGGGGCTCAGATTAAGGGAAATATTAATTCTAAGGGCGCTTTGCTGATGGATAAGGATACTTTACTCGTAGGAGATGTTGCAGCCCAGAATACCCGTGTGGATGGCAAGATAAAGGGCGAAGTAAATATTGGGGGCAACGGAGAATTCTTGTCGAATTCCGTTGTTGTCGGAAATATTACAGTCTCTAACTTTTATGTACAGTATGGTGCGAGAATGCAGGGCTACATCAATACCAATTTCTCTAAAAATGAAGAAGACAGCATTTTTGGGCAAATCGTAGGTAGCTGA
- the carA gene encoding glutamine-hydrolyzing carbamoyl-phosphate synthase small subunit, translated as MEALLYLEDGTVITGKGFGYKTTGVGELVFNTGMTGYQKTLTDPSYMGQIITMTYPLIGNYGISKEDNESDKIYAFGLVAKDICFTPSNSNCVMNMDQWLKDMKVPGIWKVDTRKITRKIRKEGTIKCVISNEGITVSEAQELCKETDLRSDYMKDAATKEKKVIAAPPGMAVKKVAVLDFGVKKSILNGLHQRGCELHIFPYGTGAEEIMSIHPEGIFLTNGPGDPEAATEAIAVTKEIMGVVPTFGICMGHQILALAAGGKTYKLKYGHRGANHGVYDKDTNRSYITSQNHGYAVDSNSIILKGMEVTHINLNDGTVEGMKHRNLPIFSVQYHPEASPGPNDNQYLFDKFMNMMKGGVL; from the coding sequence ATGGAAGCGCTGCTATATTTAGAAGACGGAACGGTCATAACAGGCAAAGGTTTCGGATATAAGACGACTGGGGTAGGCGAACTGGTTTTTAATACCGGAATGACCGGTTATCAGAAAACGCTTACGGATCCTTCATATATGGGTCAGATCATTACGATGACGTATCCGCTTATAGGAAACTACGGAATCAGTAAGGAAGATAATGAATCAGATAAAATTTATGCCTTTGGACTGGTAGCCAAGGATATTTGTTTCACGCCGTCGAATTCGAATTGTGTGATGAACATGGATCAGTGGCTGAAGGACATGAAAGTTCCGGGTATCTGGAAGGTGGATACAAGAAAGATCACACGAAAGATCCGAAAGGAAGGCACCATCAAATGTGTCATCAGCAATGAGGGCATTACGGTATCGGAAGCCCAGGAGCTTTGCAAGGAAACGGATTTAAGAAGTGATTATATGAAAGACGCGGCAACGAAAGAAAAGAAAGTGATAGCCGCTCCGCCGGGCATGGCAGTAAAAAAGGTGGCTGTGCTGGATTTCGGCGTCAAAAAGAGCATTTTGAACGGGCTTCACCAACGGGGCTGCGAATTACATATTTTTCCCTATGGAACTGGTGCCGAAGAGATTATGAGTATCCATCCGGAGGGCATATTTTTAACAAACGGACCGGGAGACCCGGAAGCGGCTACGGAAGCCATTGCCGTTACAAAAGAGATCATGGGCGTGGTGCCCACCTTCGGAATCTGCATGGGTCATCAGATCTTAGCCCTGGCAGCCGGAGGAAAAACTTACAAATTAAAATACGGACACAGAGGCGCCAATCACGGCGTGTACGACAAGGACACCAATCGTTCTTATATCACCTCTCAAAATCACGGCTATGCCGTAGATTCTAACAGTATTATTCTAAAGGGTATGGAAGTGACCCACATCAACCTAAACGATGGAACGGTGGAGGGAATGAAGCACCGAAATCTGCCGATTTTCTCCGTACAATATCATCCCGAGGCTTCACCGGGACCCAACGACAATCAGTATTTATTTGACAAGTTTATGAATATGATGAAAGGCGGTGTTTTATAG
- a CDS encoding polysaccharide deacetylase family protein yields MKERSVAFYKRLIVFTALSAIIVIACLLTFLIGNKLDFWSEEPAAEKNVPAASKTIEHQIVTSAAGEKENPEEPVPDKIAGEVQKTVYLTFDDGSSSNTPQILDILAENHIQATFFFNTSESQTADNIIQEAYDGGHAIGVLTSTDGGYHALYSSVGSYLQDFEQSYGRILRITGEPPTILRFPGGSINGYDKNRYPDLIKAVAHKGMVYFDWNVCADDGSGNMSKEAMIANATKLPEKSEECILLMHDNGNDDTCEALQEIIRFYKEHGYEFKKLTADVKPITF; encoded by the coding sequence ATGAAAGAAAGAAGTGTTGCTTTTTATAAGCGTTTGATTGTTTTTACGGCTCTTTCAGCTATCATTGTCATCGCTTGTTTATTGACCTTTCTGATAGGCAATAAGCTGGATTTTTGGAGTGAAGAGCCTGCGGCGGAGAAAAACGTACCGGCTGCAAGCAAGACCATAGAGCATCAGATTGTTACATCTGCTGCGGGAGAGAAGGAAAACCCTGAAGAACCTGTTCCGGACAAGATAGCGGGAGAGGTTCAGAAGACGGTTTATTTGACCTTTGACGACGGCTCCTCTTCAAATACTCCCCAAATATTGGATATATTAGCGGAGAACCATATTCAGGCAACGTTTTTTTTTAATACCAGCGAAAGTCAGACCGCAGACAACATTATTCAGGAGGCCTATGACGGCGGACATGCTATAGGGGTACTGACCTCAACTGACGGCGGCTATCATGCCCTGTATTCCTCTGTAGGCAGTTATTTGCAGGATTTTGAGCAATCCTACGGAAGAATTCTCCGAATTACAGGAGAACCTCCGACGATACTTCGGTTTCCCGGAGGGAGTATTAACGGGTATGATAAGAACCGCTATCCGGATTTGATAAAAGCGGTAGCTCACAAGGGAATGGTATATTTTGATTGGAATGTCTGTGCTGATGACGGTTCAGGAAATATGTCAAAAGAAGCTATGATTGCAAATGCGACAAAACTTCCTGAAAAATCGGAGGAGTGCATCCTTCTGATGCACGACAACGGAAATGACGATACCTGTGAAGCTTTGCAGGAGATTATCCGGTTTTACAAGGAGCATGGATATGAATTTAAAAAGCTGACAGCAGATGTGAAACCAATTACCTTTTAA
- a CDS encoding DDE-type integrase/transposase/recombinase, which yields MASITQDMKYRLSLIKYAQRFGVTKAAIRYHHNRQYIYRWLRRYDGSIESLRELSRKPHSHKNQHTANELKLIHDMRRRNPNAGLVVFWVKLRQRGYSRSITGLYRVLIKQSLIPKKPQNPKYIAKKYEQMEYPGQRVQIDVKFVPSSCLVGEASDKKFYQYTAIDEFSRFRYLAAFEEHSSYSASEFLKQVVKAFPFKIECVQTDNGQEFTKRLGTSKNPTLTLFQRTLKEQGIIHKMIRPYTPRHNGKVERSHRKDNEYFYAIAKFYSFNDFKLQLKKHNAKYNNFPMRPLGWVSPRETLFNFLKHGVTYV from the coding sequence ATGGCAAGTATAACACAAGATATGAAATATCGTCTATCCTTAATTAAATATGCTCAAAGATTTGGCGTTACAAAAGCTGCTATCAGATATCATCACAACAGGCAATATATTTATCGTTGGTTGCGTAGATATGATGGCTCTATTGAGTCCCTGAGAGAACTTTCTCGTAAGCCTCATTCCCATAAAAATCAGCATACTGCAAATGAGCTTAAACTCATTCATGATATGCGTCGTAGGAATCCAAATGCAGGTCTTGTTGTCTTTTGGGTCAAACTGCGACAGCGGGGATATTCCAGATCCATTACTGGGCTCTATAGAGTACTAATCAAGCAATCTTTGATCCCTAAGAAACCTCAGAATCCTAAATATATTGCTAAAAAATATGAGCAAATGGAGTATCCAGGTCAAAGAGTACAAATTGATGTTAAATTTGTTCCATCCTCTTGCCTTGTTGGCGAAGCTTCTGATAAGAAATTCTATCAATATACTGCTATTGATGAATTCTCTCGTTTTAGATATCTTGCTGCTTTTGAGGAACACAGCTCTTATTCTGCTTCTGAATTCCTTAAACAAGTTGTTAAAGCTTTCCCATTTAAGATCGAATGTGTTCAGACCGATAATGGGCAGGAATTTACAAAACGTCTTGGTACTTCTAAAAATCCAACGTTAACGCTATTCCAACGAACTCTTAAGGAACAAGGTATTATCCATAAAATGATAAGACCTTATACTCCAAGACATAATGGTAAAGTGGAACGCTCACATCGTAAGGATAATGAATATTTTTATGCGATAGCAAAGTTCTACTCATTCAATGATTTTAAATTACAACTAAAAAAGCATAATGCAAAGTACAATAACTTTCCTATGCGCCCTTTGGGCTGGGTTTCCCCAAGAGAAACTCTATTTAATTTTTTGAAGCACGGTGTAACATATGTTTGA